GCTCCATAGAATTATACTCGCAGCGATCAGCAATTGCATGACTATCATTTTAACGAAGTATTTTTCATCTGCGGGAGATAATTGTATAATTTAGGTGGTTAGGTGGTTAACGAGTTCAGGCTAAGCTTTTGTCTAATAGCGTTACCCTAATATTAACCTATTTATGGCCTTGACCTCTCCTGCTTAATtactttgtatttttgtaCACTTTCAAGCTATCATTTATTAAGAGGGTTCGCaccaaatattaaaaaatacatacaacaaattttggatttatattatatttttatatactcgAACTAATAACACGTAACGTAATTATTTACGATAAGGCTCAGTAACAGAAAACTAGTCCCatcaataatttatatctaggaaatctattaaaaatacttaaatgTAAAGTGTTTTCTAAGTCCGACGATGAAATTCTAGTCCAGGCGATTGAGCCAGTTTCATTCCCATGTTGTCAACGAATTCGAGATCTTCGTATCGATAAGAAGTGCTTACTTTGTAGTTTCTAAGTATCTTAGACAAAGCAAGCTTGGATGACATCAATCCGTATTTCCAACCTAAAATTATAGTGGttaaaaaaagtgaattttatGATGGCAAGCAAACCCACCTATACAATTTCGCCTTCCCTTCGAAAATGGAATGTAAGCGTAAGGATGCCTATCGCGCACATTGTCGGGCAGAAAGTGATCTGGGTTGAACATAGATGGGTTGGGACCCCAATGATCCCGGTTGCGATGGGTGGCAAAAATGTCGACCGCGATGGTGAGTCCTTTTGGAATGACCACCCCAGTGGATAGCCGGAAATCCTTGGTTGTTTCTCTCGGTGTAAATGGAACAGATGGAATCAAGCGCAAGGCTTCGCTTAACACCCGCTCCAGATAAACCATTCTCTGCAAATCGTCGTAGGTCACCTCAAAGTCGCCGGCCATGGGAAACAGCTCCTTGAGCTCCTGATAGATCGTATCCTGGTGCTCCGGGAACATGGCCAGCAGGGTGAGGGCGTGAAACACCGTGACACCAGTTGTCTCAAAGGCAGCGGCAACCATAGAACCGCACTCGGATCGCACCTCGTCTACGGACATTTCTCCATTGCGATGGAGTTCGAGGGTCTTATTAATCACAGAGCTAAATTCAGGATGTGAGTCACTTTTTGGCTTTGACACTAACTTATTGTCAACTATCTGAGGGGGGAAAGGGCTTAGGAAAGTAATCCAATTAAACCAGGCTAAACTCACTGTGCCTATCATCTTGTTAATTTTGGTCTGGGCCGAAGCTTTCTCCATATGAAATCCGCTCAGCGTTGAAATTAGCTTGTTGTGCGTGAATGGCAACACAACATTCATGACGATAATTTTCATTAGCCTAAAAAGgtacaattatttttgatGTCAGTGCTCAACTTTTGCGGAGTCGGTTTTACTTACGTCTCGAAACTTCTCAAAACTGAATCGTTCTTGAAGGCCGCTTCTTGCTTCACATCAGTTCCTACTGTGGTTTCTGTGGAAAAACAACACAATATTGTTGTAGATATCCTAAACTATTTGAACGCTGATTTCACTTACGAGTGGCTATTCTAAACGACCATCTTACTATATCATCTTGAACCTTTTTTTCACCCTGACCGACTAATGAGTCCAGAAAGGCCACCAAATTTTTCGACTCAGCATTGAAAATGGGAAGAAAACTCAGCAAAACATTTTGCTTGAATGTGGGATTCAAGTTCTTGCGCCGTTCAGCCCACTTGGATcctaaaataaatgtaataaataataaataattatgttatttttaagTTGAGGGTAAAGTTAAACCCTGTTCTCCAATACCTGCTAATGACATTATGCCATCTCCTGTAGAGCTAGCAATCGGTTTGGAAAGTAGGGAGCTCCTATTGAGGCAATCTGGGGACATGAAGATTTCCTCGGCAATCTTTGGATCCCGTGTCATTATTATTGGCGTGGGTCCAAACCACAACATACACGTTGAACCGTAAGTATCCATATACTTGGTCCGTATGCCGATTTTACCTATGGTTACAAAGTCTTCAATTAATAGAGTGCCTTTTTATCCAGGTTATTCAAAAATCACGTTTATAGATGATCAGGTACTCGAAGGCAGCGCCCAGAAGTGGAAGTCCTATGGGTCCTGGCACCTTAAATTGTAGCATATAGAGCCTGCGACGACTCCATAGGAAGCATATCCAGAAAAACACTGCCACAGTTAAGAGCAGTTTAAACGTATCCATGATGAGGATTCTATTCTGAACTCGAAGTAAACAAACACCTTGAAGTGGTTCTAAGCACTGTTTTGTCTCGGCGAATTCGGCAAAGGTTTTATACGAAAGTAGAAGTGCTTCTGtggtcaaataaataataataggtATTATGGTGTGCTACCAAAACAATGTTCGACTTTGTAACCTTTTTAGGCGCTTAAAAAAGTTCTGATTCGGTCAATAGCCGGCCGTCTAAAGGTAACTCAAACGTTTTGCGGTCAGAGTACATCCGCACTTTAGGAGGCCCAACAACCTCCTCAATCGCCCTACGATCCATCATCCCAACCACTGGGTGTAAGGCAATTAAGCCCGAATCTCGTCAACCGCTTACGAGTCTAAGGCGAAGCTTACCAGGCTATATAACTAATCTGTAGacaaactgaaataaaaaacctATAGACAAGAAGCTGCTAGGCCACAACAGGTAAATCACTATCGAAGTGCGCGCGGGGCAATTAAAGTCACGAAAAATGTCAGCAGcgataaattattttttaagtgcGTTCCCCCAAAAAGTTGTCAAAAAGTGTTAGAAATTTTCACCGCAAGCTGGGAGGCAAAGGCAAAGTCGATGCGTGTTGCCTTGCTGTCCCAAGGTGTCTGTGTGCCTCAAGGTGTGGCATGCTGCCCACGAGCGTGGACATGGACACGGCACACGCAAGCTCCACAGATATTTGGGTGAATTGTGGTTACCCAGACTCTTTGGGTCTTTGGAAAGACGTCTGATAGCCGCGCGATAAGCAACATTACCgtacaattttcaattaacgCGCAGGGGAAAATTCAAGGGGGAAAATGCTGTGATAAATTCCACAGAGCCTCGACCCTGGCGCTTGCAGGCACAAACTGTTCGCCGGAGCCCCAACAAATTGTCTAATCTAATGCCCAGCCTGGAGCCCAGAGGAGCTGAAGATGGAGCTGCAGCCCGGAGGAGGACGACATCGTCGTGGTGCTCCAGCCAGGTCGGAACTGATCCATGGTAGCCGTTAGTGTCGTCGGCAGTGAAAAGTTGTCGACCTGCACTGGCAAAATATAGTAAATAGAGaatgcaaaaaataagcaaaaaaggCACGCAAATCCAGGCAAATAATCGACAAACGTCCAACTAGCCAACCGAACGTGGTAGACGATTTATCATCTCGACTTGGGCTTCAGTTTCGCCTCCAGTCCGGTGGCCGTAAAAGCTTCTTTATGGCTGCTTCTGTGCTCTGGACCCTGGACACAGGTTCTACCTTTTGGACAGAATGGAAATCCCGCTCGCCGGGCACAaatctttaattttatgtttggGCTTACTATGCCCACTTGCAATGACATGTTTTCTTATTCGCTTTGTTTTAGCTGCTGTTTTATGGATctttaaatgatttatatgcATGAGTTGGGGGATATTTGAAAATAAGTaattgcattataaaaaaaaaaatataatagaataATTCTTGTGTAAATAGGCTTTTATTCTTATTACAGCTTATTCTTATATGGTCTTTGCTctatataacaaaaatataaaatagatATGAAACACAATGTATAAGGTACACTTCATTGTTTTAAGATCCAACGTTTTATTACTGAATACTGAAATAAGTCTAGGTCGTAATATGTCTTTTTATTGCTATTTCGTTTTGCCTATATTATAGAATACAGACTTTTATAGAGACTGCAATCGCTAATGGCTGGATGCAGTGGGTGCTacttccattttttttatatttcttggGTCAAAGCTCACGATTGAAGAGTAAAAGATTACTTTCAATGCACTTTCGACTCGCACCCTCGAACTTAAtcaacttttcaattttccttGAGCAAACAAATGCAACGCAAAAAGTGTCTTACCATTTTTCCTATTAGATGCGGCGCTTTCATCATTTTCTGGAGGCGCGTGAGGAGTTCAAAGGCTGCCCAAATGACATCCGTATGTGGCCGGTGGCTTGCCAAAATAATGCCGCTTCTCCACTGGCGCATCTGTGTGCATGTGGCAGTGGCTACTGcacagctgcaactgcaactgcagcccCAATCGAGATGGAGATGCATCTGGTGAGCACACACGTCCGCTGGCCATGAACTTTGCTCGCCTAACCCCTTCCTGCCATTGAACGCTGAATTTCGGATTGGACCTGCGGCAATTTGAGCACCTGGCGGGCCCCATGTGAGCGCTTCCAGAGAtcattttccgttttccccaGCGCCGCGAATCGAAGTACATTTgcgtaaattgaaaatgaagcAGAAAAAGGATTCAAACACCTGCAAAAATTATAACAGTGGAGCGACTACTTAAGTAATGCCAGAGAATAACTCGAAACCTAAGCCATGTATGGAAAGCCCACTCCCAAGAACTCCTCCCTGCAgattgtgtgggtgtgtgaaGTAGGGCTAAGCTCCAAGGCTTGGAGGTGATGCGTGCGGGTTCAGGCCTTAACTTCCGAGATCCCCACCCACCTGGCGACGTGGACATGGACATGCATGCGATTCCATTTTGATAATAATGGCACAGCACAGccaaataattataatgatCGTGATCACAATCAGCGATGGGAGATGACTAAGCAATTTACCGTTTCTAAGCCGCGTATAGATTTCTGAGGCCAGACCCCGGGCACATCTTCAATGAAATTTCAGGTCAATTGTCTTGCGGCGGCTGCGTTTGGGTGTTTGTGTCTTGCGGTCTGGGATCCGAACtccaaacccaaaccgaaaaccgaaaaccaaacccgaacccgaaccTGGGacccagaaccagaaccagacGTGGACCGCAGCCAGTTCTTGCCCAGTTCAAttggattttcttttttgtttttcgcattttcgtGCTTGCGGATTCTCCGACATCTAAACATCGATCCCCTTCGATCCCCCTGAACCATCTCCTCCAGATATCCCAGAAGACCTGCCTGCGTAGGCGCTTTCACAGATTAATTGAAGTCATAAGCAATTGTAAACTTATCGTTTTCGGTCCGTCGATCCGATCCATCCACCAACTGGATAATTCTATAATATTTTCTCTGCGGTTTCtccatcgcatcgcatcgggCAAAAGCCGGCCTTTATCGATTTGCAGTTTGAGAATGGCTGGTGGTGTTGGCGTTTGGTTATTTTGTTGCTATATTTGATTGTGGCACACTTTGCGCAATTATTTGATTGCGTTTCTATTAAGTCCCGATACAGTTCAAGAGGTCAACAATCAGAAGCCACTCCATTGCCTGCGTTTATTTCTCTGGGTTTCGGGGTTAAGTTATTTTTCCTTGAAGAATAAAACAagatattaaataaatgtattgcCATTCTAAAAACAAGGTACACTTCTTCACTGTGCAAATAAGTAATTACTTGTTTGATTCTATTCAAATTTAACTACAAACAAGAGAATGAGCATATATGAATgggaaaatattcaatttagGGATTCATCTTCAGGAATATCAATTGCTGGAAGTTAGCCCGATCCAATTCCATAAATCTGTCACTTGGCGGCTATTACCCATACGCCCCGCCATCCAGAGCAACAATGGCAATAATAAAGTTTGGCAAGTGCGTGGCGATGCAGCCCATCCGTGACAATGGAGGAAGCGCCAAAGGCAGCAATTACGGAGCGCGTCGGGACGAAAGGATAAGGATAAAAGCAGGATGCTCAAATATGGGTAATAAATGCGGCACGGCAAGATGATACACTTATCCGCCGCCACACGCACCCACATGATGAGCTGAGAGGCAACCGCTAATGGAAATATGACAAGGAAGCCACGCTCCATCCTTCAGGCAGGCACATATGCAAATGGCACGATAAATGTACATATGAGAAGGATGTGCGCCATGTGAATTTAGTGGATACGGAAGCTCTGCGGCAGTTAAACATGGCGTCTTGCGATTTTATTGCCGCCTCGAAAGTTTGCCCACGCTTTGTGGCATAAATGAGCCCACGAGGATGTGGCAGATACGGCAGGGAGCCAAGGCGAATTGAAATTCATGGGGCAAACCCCCAATCTCGGAGCTCTGAGCTCGGAGCGTGCCCGAAGCGTTAATCTGAATCAGAGTACATATGGGCCTAGATGGTTATGGCCAGAAGGAAACCCCATCCGAATGTCTAACATATGTTTACTTGTTGTTCACTCGTGTTGTGCCAGCTAAATTGCaggcaaacaattaaaatgtttatgctactcaaattgaaaattaattgctgGCATTTCGGCAGCTTCTTCTGcggttttaattaatttttttgtttgcccaaatTACGCACATATGCAAATTATAGAAATCTTGCCGAGTCAGTCTCCTCCAGTACAGCTGTAGATATGCCTCAGTGGGAGAAAAATCATTAGCAGATTGATAAATGGACTTTCGCCgcaaatttgacaaatttgcTAATCAAACAGAATGCTGGCAGGACGTCTTTCACTTGGACTCTCTCTCCTGCTGCCGTTCGACAGTTGAAAGGTGTTTTTAATTACTCCGAGTAGTTGACAAAGGAACAATTAAGGTTCAACTGGGACAGCTCAGGACAGCACAGGACAGCATTTAGCCAAATGGAAAAGTGCAAATATTGTCAGAATCTTCAGGACGAATCCTCCCAGGCAGAAGGGTGAGTGTGAGAGAGTGAATGTAACCCACACAGGACCAGAACATCATTAGTGCCCCCACGGAAAATGGCAGGGGGATGGGAATGCACGACTTTTCGTCCTTCAAAGACGAACTCGAAGACGAAGGCGCTTCTGGGCCTGGTATTTGGGAAAATTGACATTTCTGCAAACGGCTGGCGCAATGCAAACAGCACAGAACATCCCCGGCCAGGGGAAGCGAGATTTtctaaaactaaaataatttGCTAATATTTGCACAGCAACGGCGCAAAGTTGAGACACAGTGCGCCACATCATTAATTATTTCAGTCACAAGCTGCGAGATTCCTTGGCAGTGAATGAAG
This genomic stretch from Drosophila yakuba strain Tai18E2 chromosome 3R, Prin_Dyak_Tai18E2_2.1, whole genome shotgun sequence harbors:
- the LOC6536779 gene encoding probable cytochrome P450 313a3; translation: MDTFKLLLTVAVFFWICFLWSRRRLYMLQFKVPGPIGLPLLGAAFEYLIIYKRKIGIRTKYMDTYGSTCMLWFGPTPIIMTRDPKIAEEIFMSPDCLNRSSLLSKPIASSTGDGIMSLAGSKWAERRKNLNPTFKQNVLLSFLPIFNAESKNLVAFLDSLVGQGEKKVQDDIVRWSFRIATQTTVGTDVKQEAAFKNDSVLRSFETLMKIIVMNVVLPFTHNKLISTLSGFHMEKASAQTKINKMIGTIVDNKLVSKPKSDSHPEFSSVINKTLELHRNGEMSVDEVRSECGSMVAAAFETTGVTVFHALTLLAMFPEHQDTIYQELKELFPMAGDFEVTYDDLQRMVYLERVLSEALRLIPSVPFTPRETTKDFRLSTGVVIPKGLTIAVDIFATHRNRDHWGPNPSMFNPDHFLPDNVRDRHPYAYIPFSKGRRNCIGWKYGLMSSKLALSKILRNYKVSTSYRYEDLEFVDNMGMKLAQSPGLEFHRRT